In a genomic window of Carassius carassius chromosome 43, fCarCar2.1, whole genome shotgun sequence:
- the hbp1 gene encoding HMG box-containing protein 1 isoform X2 produces MATGLPAQLICYNMVWEVKTQSVPQSVQEVQTQSSGMDEGFDLLKCNERLPSSPGCPSNESHMEYDDLPELQEVQDDQSTPGVFQVTPGVSHHEEGPIEGRRSRPEANVSHTNWLTELANIATSPQSPLLQNAPHNRSSPVHIFSNSSSLHSYARPPLSSSSAPRPARSLMRERRRTRASSESESGIFCMSSLSDDDDLGWSHSWPSTAWHCFLKGTRLRFHKGLNVEWQDAEDVMESEEDSDDEGGTQSNPLKSYGSDGLKLVVFEESVSFGQSVLKLTFDPGSSEAGLLTAECSLGHPFFVKNKGWSSFYPSLTVVQHGIPCYDMEVGDLCLPPGHRDAINCDDSVVFDTFKSYDFTPLDSSAVYVLSSMARQRRASQSSGGAVSPDCDKLEALGSSHHSPSSKSQRSHASGSSGATPTKCKRPMNAFMLFAKKYRVEYTQMYPGKDNRAISVILGDKWKKMKNEERRMYTMEAKALAEEQKRLNPDCWKRKRTNSGSQQN; encoded by the exons ATGGCGACAGGTTTG CCTGCCCAGCTGATATGTTATAATATGGTGTGGGAAGTGAAAACTCAGTCTGTCCCTCAGAGTGTCCAGGAAGTCCAGACACAGAGCTCAGGTATGGACGAGGGCTTCGATTTGCTAAAATGCAATGAACGTCTGCCCTCCTCACCTGGCTGCCCTTCTAACGAGAGTCACATGGAGTATG ATGACCTGCCTGAGCTGCAGGAGGTGCAGGATGACCAGTCGACCCCGGGTGTGTTCCAGGTGACCCCGGGTGTGTCGCATCATGAGGAGGGGCCCATCGAGGGGCGGCGCTCCAGGCCTGAGGCCAACGTTTCACACACAAACTGGTTGACCGAGCTGGCCAACATTGCCACCAGCCCTCAAAGCCCCCTGCTCCAGAACGCCCCACACAACCG GTCTTCTCCCGTCCACATCTTCTCCAACAGTAGCAGTTTACATTCCTACGCTAGACCCCCTCTGTCTTCCAGCAGCGCCCCCAGACCCGCCCGCAGCCTCATGAGAGAACGCCGCCGCACCAGG GCTAGCAGTGAGTCAGAGTCAGGCATTTTCTGCATGTCATCTCTGTCCGATGATGATGACCTGGGATGGTCCCATTCCTGGCCCTCCACTGCCTGGCATTGCTTCCTGAAAG GAACACGTCTACGCTTCCACAAAGGTCTGAATGTGGAGTGGCAGGATGCAGAGGACGTGATGGAGTCGGAGGAAGATTCAGATGACGAGGGAGGAACACAGTCCAACCCACTAAAG AGTTACGGCTCTGATGGGCTAAAGCTGGTGGTCTTTGAGGAGAGTGTGTCTTTCGGCCAGTCTGTCCTGAAATTAACCTTTGACCCTGGTTCCTCTGAAGCAGGGCTTCTGACCGCTGAGTGCAGTTTGGGCCATCcgttttttgtgaaaaataaag GGTGGTCTTCTTTCTATCCAAGCCTTACTGTTGTACAGCATGGCATTCCCTGCTATGACATGGAGGTTGGAGATTTGTGTCTGCCACCAGGACACCGTGACGCCATCAACTGTGACGACTCAGTCGTTTTTGACACTTTTAAGAG TTATGACTTCACCCCTCTCGACTCTTCCGCCGTGTATGTGCTGAGCAGTATGGCACGCCAGCGTCGGGCATCCCAGTCCAGCGGGGGCGCTGTGAGTCCCGACTGCGACAAACTGGAGGCCCTTGGCTCCTCCCATCACTCCCCCAGCAGCAAATCACAGCGCAGCCATGCCTCAGGAAGCTCTGGAGCCACACCCACAAAGTGCAAGCGGCCAATGAACGCCTTCATGCTTTTTGCCAAGAAGTACAGGGTGGAATATACACAGATGTACCCCGGCAAAGACAACAG AGCCATCAGCGTGATTCTGGGCGATAAATGGAAGAAGATGAAGAATGAGGAGAGGAGGATGTACACCATGGAGGCCAAAGCTCTGGCCGAGGAGCAGAAACGTCTCAATCCTGACTGCTGGAAACGCAAGAGAACAAACTCG GGCTCTCAGCAAAACTAG
- the hbp1 gene encoding HMG box-containing protein 1 isoform X1, with amino-acid sequence MVSIHYSEPAQLICYNMVWEVKTQSVPQSVQEVQTQSSGMDEGFDLLKCNERLPSSPGCPSNESHMEYDDLPELQEVQDDQSTPGVFQVTPGVSHHEEGPIEGRRSRPEANVSHTNWLTELANIATSPQSPLLQNAPHNRSSPVHIFSNSSSLHSYARPPLSSSSAPRPARSLMRERRRTRASSESESGIFCMSSLSDDDDLGWSHSWPSTAWHCFLKGTRLRFHKGLNVEWQDAEDVMESEEDSDDEGGTQSNPLKSYGSDGLKLVVFEESVSFGQSVLKLTFDPGSSEAGLLTAECSLGHPFFVKNKGWSSFYPSLTVVQHGIPCYDMEVGDLCLPPGHRDAINCDDSVVFDTFKSYDFTPLDSSAVYVLSSMARQRRASQSSGGAVSPDCDKLEALGSSHHSPSSKSQRSHASGSSGATPTKCKRPMNAFMLFAKKYRVEYTQMYPGKDNRAISVILGDKWKKMKNEERRMYTMEAKALAEEQKRLNPDCWKRKRTNSGSQQN; translated from the exons ATGGTGTCCATTCATTACAGTGAG CCTGCCCAGCTGATATGTTATAATATGGTGTGGGAAGTGAAAACTCAGTCTGTCCCTCAGAGTGTCCAGGAAGTCCAGACACAGAGCTCAGGTATGGACGAGGGCTTCGATTTGCTAAAATGCAATGAACGTCTGCCCTCCTCACCTGGCTGCCCTTCTAACGAGAGTCACATGGAGTATG ATGACCTGCCTGAGCTGCAGGAGGTGCAGGATGACCAGTCGACCCCGGGTGTGTTCCAGGTGACCCCGGGTGTGTCGCATCATGAGGAGGGGCCCATCGAGGGGCGGCGCTCCAGGCCTGAGGCCAACGTTTCACACACAAACTGGTTGACCGAGCTGGCCAACATTGCCACCAGCCCTCAAAGCCCCCTGCTCCAGAACGCCCCACACAACCG GTCTTCTCCCGTCCACATCTTCTCCAACAGTAGCAGTTTACATTCCTACGCTAGACCCCCTCTGTCTTCCAGCAGCGCCCCCAGACCCGCCCGCAGCCTCATGAGAGAACGCCGCCGCACCAGG GCTAGCAGTGAGTCAGAGTCAGGCATTTTCTGCATGTCATCTCTGTCCGATGATGATGACCTGGGATGGTCCCATTCCTGGCCCTCCACTGCCTGGCATTGCTTCCTGAAAG GAACACGTCTACGCTTCCACAAAGGTCTGAATGTGGAGTGGCAGGATGCAGAGGACGTGATGGAGTCGGAGGAAGATTCAGATGACGAGGGAGGAACACAGTCCAACCCACTAAAG AGTTACGGCTCTGATGGGCTAAAGCTGGTGGTCTTTGAGGAGAGTGTGTCTTTCGGCCAGTCTGTCCTGAAATTAACCTTTGACCCTGGTTCCTCTGAAGCAGGGCTTCTGACCGCTGAGTGCAGTTTGGGCCATCcgttttttgtgaaaaataaag GGTGGTCTTCTTTCTATCCAAGCCTTACTGTTGTACAGCATGGCATTCCCTGCTATGACATGGAGGTTGGAGATTTGTGTCTGCCACCAGGACACCGTGACGCCATCAACTGTGACGACTCAGTCGTTTTTGACACTTTTAAGAG TTATGACTTCACCCCTCTCGACTCTTCCGCCGTGTATGTGCTGAGCAGTATGGCACGCCAGCGTCGGGCATCCCAGTCCAGCGGGGGCGCTGTGAGTCCCGACTGCGACAAACTGGAGGCCCTTGGCTCCTCCCATCACTCCCCCAGCAGCAAATCACAGCGCAGCCATGCCTCAGGAAGCTCTGGAGCCACACCCACAAAGTGCAAGCGGCCAATGAACGCCTTCATGCTTTTTGCCAAGAAGTACAGGGTGGAATATACACAGATGTACCCCGGCAAAGACAACAG AGCCATCAGCGTGATTCTGGGCGATAAATGGAAGAAGATGAAGAATGAGGAGAGGAGGATGTACACCATGGAGGCCAAAGCTCTGGCCGAGGAGCAGAAACGTCTCAATCCTGACTGCTGGAAACGCAAGAGAACAAACTCG GGCTCTCAGCAAAACTAG